The Flammeovirga yaeyamensis genome segment GGTGTGGTTGGTGCAAAGTATTAGATAAGAAAACTTTTCAACATGAAGATGTGGTGGATTACGTTAAAAATAATTACCATGCAGTAAAGTTAAATCCTGAGAAAGAAGGCTCTTTTACATTTAAAGGGAAAAATTATACTTATGATTCTTACATGGATAAACATAAGATAAACAGTTACCCCGCAATAATTGTACTTCATCCAAATGGTAAAGAAAAAGTATATATGGGTTATCGAGATTCTAAAAGCTTCTTAGAAATCTTGAAAAAGTATAAAAAACAAGTGGATTAATTCGTAATTCAATATTTCTCTATATATTAGTATATCATAGATTAAATTAATTATATATGTCAAAAAGAAAAAAGGCACTTTTCTTACCTGTGCTACTAGTGGGGCTAGGGTTATTCGGGTTTTCAATCATCGCTAGAATCGATGCACCCGAAAACAGCAATAAAAATATCATTAAAAAAGAACTAATATTTACAGCTTTAGATCGAATTCATTACAATACTATTGATGTTAATGATGAATTTAGTGAAAACGCTTTCAACCAATATTTAAAGATATTAGATCCAAACAAAAGATATTTTCTAAAGGCAGATATTAATAAGTTCAATAAATCGAAAGATAAACTTGATGATGAAATCAAGACGGGTGTAAATACAGACCTTTATGAACTTTCAGTTAGAATATTTGATGAAAGAAGACAAGAGGTAGAGAAGATGACTGAAGAGATTCTGGCAAAGCCTTTTGACTTCACTAAGAAAGAAACAATTCTTTTTGACTCCGATGAAATGAAGTTCCCAAAAAATGATAAGGAACGTTATGATAGATGGAGAAAAACATTAAAATATGCTGCTTTGTTGAGAATGAACTCAAAGTTGAAAGCAGAAGAAGCGAAAAAGAAAACTGCAGAAGAAAAAGGAGAGGAGTTTACGCCTACATCATATGAAGATATGGAAAAGGACGTGAGAGAGAAAGTGTTGGCTAATTATAAAGATGTTTTCGATTATATGAGAAAGCAAGATGAAGATGATCATTATGCCAATTACTTAAATTCTATGATCTCAATCTATGGTCCTCACACAGAATATTTTGCTCCAGAAAAGAAAGAACAATTTGATACTGAAATTTCTGGTCACTTTGAAGGTATCGGTGCTCGTTTACAGCAAACAGGTGGAGAAGTAAAAGTAGTTAGTATTATTGCTGGCTCTGCATCTTGGAAACAAGGTGATCTAGAAGCAAATGATATCATATTGAAGGTTGCTCAAGGAGAAGAAGAACCTGTTGATATTGGTGGAATGTCTCTTAAAAATTCTATCAAACTTATCAAAGGACCTAAAGGAACTGAGGTTCGTTTGACAGTAAGAAAAGCAGATGGCCGTATTACTGTTATTCCTATTATTAGAGATGTTGTCATCATCGAAGAGTCGTATGCTAAATCAGCTGTTATCATTGATGAAAACTCAGGTAAGAAAATAGGTTTGATCGACCTTCCTTCATTCTATGTAGATTTTAACGATCGTAACGGTAGAAATTGTGGTAACGATATCAAGCAAGAGATTATCAAATTAAAGAATCAAGGTGTTGATGGTATCGTATTCGATTTAAGAAATAACGGAGGTGGATCTTTAGGTGATGCTGTTCAAATTGTTGGACACTTCGTTGGAAAATCTCCAGTGGTTCAAGTAAAATCTAAAGGTGCAGGTCAGAAGACGTTGAAGCCAGAAGATAACAACATTCTTTATGATGGTCCTCTAGTGGTGATGATCAATAGAATGTCAGCATCAGCTTCAGAAATTGTTTCTGCAGCATTACAAGACCACGGTAGAGCAGTAGTTTTAGGTTCAAGATCATTTGGTAAGGGTACAGTTCAACGTTTTATCGATTTGGATAGAATGACAAGATCTGAAGAGTTGAAGCCTCTAGGATCATTAAAATTGACTATTCAAAAATTCTATAGAATTAACGGTGAAGCAACACAAGTAGATGGTGTAACACCGGATATCTTACTTCCTGATACTTACGGTTACTTGAAAGTTGGTGAAGAAGATCTTCCATTTGTTTTACCTCATGATAGCATTGAAAAAGCTAAATATAACATGTGGGCAGAACAACTACCTTTGGCTGATTTAAATGCTAAATCAAAAGAAAGAGTAGCGAATGATAAAGTATTCAAGATTATTGAGGATAATGCTTTAAGATTAAAGCGCCAAGAAGAGAAGAAATACTTTACATTGAACTTGGATGAGTTTAGAGCTGAACAAGAAAAATTAGATGAGGAGTCTAAGAAATTAAGAGAAGCTGAAACTGTTCATGAAGAATTTGATATTACAGTGATGAAAGATCATTACCCTACTTCTAAGCCTGATTCTGTAATCCAGCAATCAGAAGATAAGTGGAAAGAGGTAATCAAGAAAGATGCTTACATTAAAGAAGCAACAATGATTATTTCTGATATGATGATTCAATAATCATAAATATATAACACAAAAAAGCCTGTCATTTTAGACAGGCTTTTTTTGTGTTCATTTATCATCCCTTCATTTGATGATAACCTGATTCTTGAAGCTTTAGATAATAAAAAAGGTTGTTCAATTACTTGAACAACCTTAATTTTTGTAGCGAGAACGAGAGTTGAACTCGTGACCTCCGGGTTATGAATCCGACGCTCTAACCAACTGAGCTACCTCGCCATGTTTGTGCGGACAAATGCACTATTTTAAGTCGTTGTAGCGAGAACGAGAGTTGAACTCGTGACCTCCGGGTTATGAATCCGACGCTCTAACCAACTGAGCTACCTCGCCATTTCGGTGTGCAAATATGGGGTGATTATTCTAAAAATGCAAAAATCAAAAAACTTAAATTTTTAAATTATTGTAAAGACTTTGATAAGTCTTTAATCTTTAACTAAATAAAATCTGAAGTGCAATATAAAAAAATTTAGAGTAGCCGAAAATAATCATCAAAAAGGCCCTGAAATCGCATTTTTTGATATTCTTTTCCACTCAATGCATTAATAAGTTTCATTTTTTTTAATCACAGCCTAAAATTATTCTTTATTATATTTTTTAGGTTGTTCTTTACCTATTAAATGTTGATAATTGTAAACCAAAATATAGATCAATAATCATTACCAATATTACGTTATGGCAAAATTTAAATATCAGGCGGAATATGAGTTCAAAGTTCCATTACACAAACTTTATCCTTATTTTATAATGCCTAATCTTTTAAAAGATTGGTTTGCAGATAAAGTGGTAGAAGATGCAGAATTAAAAACAATCACTTTTGATTGGGGTAATGATCATAAGGTAGGTAAAATCGCCATTAGGCGTCAAAATCAACATATCAAGTTTGTATTTAAAAATGATGATGAATCTAAAAAATCATCTTACTTAGAATTTAAATTTGATTTCAGCGAATTAGCTCAATCATCTTTTGTAACTGTAATTGACTTTTCAGAAATGGATGATATAGATGAGTTGAAAGAATTGTGGGATGAATTTTTTGGTCGCCTACACGAGATTATTGGTGGCTAGCATAATACGTTAATATGTCATTTGAATTTTCAAATAAATATCTCAAGCAGCTTTCTAGAGCAGTAGAACAGGAAGAAAACGAGTACATCATCAATGAATTTGATGGAATGCACTCTGCCGATATTTCTACTGTAATGGAAGGGTTAAGTGCTGAGGATTGTAAATATATATTGGAATTACTCAACCCATCTGTGGGCGCTGATGTAATTTCTGAAATTGAGGACGATACTAGAAATAATTTTCTAACACTATTTACTCCTCAAGAGCTTTCAAAGTACATGGACAATACGGATTCCGATGATGCGGCCGATATCTTAAACGATATGCCTGTCAAAGTAAGGGAAGAAGTATTAGCCAGTATGAACAATAATGAGAAGGTTCAATATATTATTGATCTTTTGCATTATGAAGAGGATTGTGCAGGTGGTCTTATGGCCAAAGAATTGGTGAAAGCCAATATCAATTGGAATGTCTCTCAATGTATTGAAGAAGTAAGAAGGCAAGGTCAAAATGTAGATAAAATCTATACGGTTTATGTCGTAGATGATCATGATATTCTTTTAGGAAGAATATCCATGAAAAAGCTTTTGATTGCCAATGACCTTACTAAAGTTGCAGATCTTTACGAGCCAGAAATTGCTAAAGTATATTCTTATCTTGATGAAGAAGAAGTAGCTGATATCATGCAGCACTACGATTTAGAAGTGATCCCTGTAATCAATGTGCAAGGTCGTTTGTTAGGTAGGATTACAATTGACGACGTGGTCGATGTTAT includes the following:
- a CDS encoding thioredoxin family protein, coding for MKYILSLFIISFFSISAVYKENIEWKSIDIAIGQSENDNKPIFVDVYTDWCGWCKVLDKKTFQHEDVVDYVKNNYHAVKLNPEKEGSFTFKGKNYTYDSYMDKHKINSYPAIIVLHPNGKEKVYMGYRDSKSFLEILKKYKKQVD
- the mgtE gene encoding magnesium transporter gives rise to the protein MSFEFSNKYLKQLSRAVEQEENEYIINEFDGMHSADISTVMEGLSAEDCKYILELLNPSVGADVISEIEDDTRNNFLTLFTPQELSKYMDNTDSDDAADILNDMPVKVREEVLASMNNNEKVQYIIDLLHYEEDCAGGLMAKELVKANINWNVSQCIEEVRRQGQNVDKIYTVYVVDDHDILLGRISMKKLLIANDLTKVADLYEPEIAKVYSYLDEEEVADIMQHYDLEVIPVINVQGRLLGRITIDDVVDVITEQAEKDQQAMSGLSEDVEETDSLIAMARARLPWLIVGMSGGLLGANFLGGFEEELSRIPAMAFFIPLITATGGNVGIQSSTIVVQSLASGGFQGSAMNRYLRVLVIAILNGLTLAALVYGFNMIFSDNHQLAIVVSFALFSVIMIASFMGTITPLVLSKFGINPALASGPFITTCNDLIGLGVYFMVAKALLH
- a CDS encoding START-like domain-containing protein, whose translation is MAKFKYQAEYEFKVPLHKLYPYFIMPNLLKDWFADKVVEDAELKTITFDWGNDHKVGKIAIRRQNQHIKFVFKNDDESKKSSYLEFKFDFSELAQSSFVTVIDFSEMDDIDELKELWDEFFGRLHEIIGG
- a CDS encoding carboxy terminal-processing peptidase, which gives rise to MSKRKKALFLPVLLVGLGLFGFSIIARIDAPENSNKNIIKKELIFTALDRIHYNTIDVNDEFSENAFNQYLKILDPNKRYFLKADINKFNKSKDKLDDEIKTGVNTDLYELSVRIFDERRQEVEKMTEEILAKPFDFTKKETILFDSDEMKFPKNDKERYDRWRKTLKYAALLRMNSKLKAEEAKKKTAEEKGEEFTPTSYEDMEKDVREKVLANYKDVFDYMRKQDEDDHYANYLNSMISIYGPHTEYFAPEKKEQFDTEISGHFEGIGARLQQTGGEVKVVSIIAGSASWKQGDLEANDIILKVAQGEEEPVDIGGMSLKNSIKLIKGPKGTEVRLTVRKADGRITVIPIIRDVVIIEESYAKSAVIIDENSGKKIGLIDLPSFYVDFNDRNGRNCGNDIKQEIIKLKNQGVDGIVFDLRNNGGGSLGDAVQIVGHFVGKSPVVQVKSKGAGQKTLKPEDNNILYDGPLVVMINRMSASASEIVSAALQDHGRAVVLGSRSFGKGTVQRFIDLDRMTRSEELKPLGSLKLTIQKFYRINGEATQVDGVTPDILLPDTYGYLKVGEEDLPFVLPHDSIEKAKYNMWAEQLPLADLNAKSKERVANDKVFKIIEDNALRLKRQEEKKYFTLNLDEFRAEQEKLDEESKKLREAETVHEEFDITVMKDHYPTSKPDSVIQQSEDKWKEVIKKDAYIKEATMIISDMMIQ